A segment of the Synechococcus sp. MEDNS5 genome:
GGGAACCGGCTGCCCGTTGGCCATCACCTGCATGCGGTCGTTGATCGGCACAAACCCGCGCAGGGTTTCCACGCCGAGCTGTTCAAGCTTGAGGTTGCGGCTGCTTGGAACCCGGCCGGTGGCCACCAGAACAGCATCCACCTCGAGGGTCTCCACAGGCTCGCGGGTCTGCATGTCGACCAGTTCAATCTGAACCGGAGCACCCGGTTTGATCGATTGGGCCAGAACCCCTGACCGAGCATCAATATCCCGCCCATCAATCAAGTGGCGCGCAGCGATTCTGGTGATGTCGGGGTCAAAGGTCGGCATCACCCGATCCAGAGCCTCAATCATCGTGACCTCGCAGCCGAGAGCCGTATAGACGTCTGCAAATTCCAGACCGATATAACCACTGCCGATGATGGCGAGCCAGCGCGGGAGCCACTCCAGGCTGACGGCCTCATCGCTGGTGAACACGCTGCGACCATCGGTCTCGATACCAGGCGGAACAAAGGGGTCCGATCCCGTCGCCAGAATCACGTCTTTGGCAGTGATCACCCTGTCCACGCCACTGATTTCCCTCACTCCCACGGCTTGCGCCGACTCCAGACGGCCCTGGCCACGAATGATGGTCACGCCAGCCCTCTCCAAAGTTTTGGTGAGGTTTCCGCGAATCGTGGCCACGAGTTGATTGGCGTGATCAGCGATTTTCTGGCGTTCGAAGCGAACCGGGGCGGCATGGATCCCAAAACCTGCCAAATGTTCGGCATCGGCCAGCTCGCGGACACGGCCTGAAGCGGCGAGCAGAGCCTTGGAGGGAACGCAACCGCGGTTCACACAGGTCCCGCCCATGTCGCGCGATTCGATGATCGCCACCTTCAGGCCATGCTCAGCAGCATGCTTCGCTGCATCGAAACCGCCATAACCGGCACCGATCACGATCACATCGAAGTCGAAACTGGCGTCGCTCACCCGGACTGCTGCATGGGAGCTGTCATTGTCGCCCGTCGTCGTTCCAAGAGGAGAGGAACGGCGGCAGCTGCCACATTCAGAGATTCCACCTTCCGTCCGTGAGGGAGGGTCACTCCGTGGCTGCAGCAAGCCAGCAGCCGAGGATGCAAACCGGCCCCCTCGTTACCAAGCACCAGCACGGTGGGGCGACACCAGTCCAATTGCCAATACGGCTGCACCTGGAGACCTGTCGCAGCATCAGGAACGAGGGTTGCCACCACCTGCAGTCCTCTGGCTCTGGCGTCCTTGAGGACGGTGGCCAATTGTTCAACCCCCAGGGCGTCCGTGGGACCGAAACGGCGGTACGGCAACGCAAGGATCGCGCCAGCAGCAGACCGCACCACCTTCGAGCCCAGTGGATCAGCCCCGGCCCCCATCCAGACCTGCTCGACATCGGCTGCCAACGCAGTTCGCAGCAGGGATCCCACATTGCCGGGATCCTGGAGACGATCAAGAGCAAGAACGAAGTTTGGATGGGGCTCTGGGGAGGGCAAACGCTTGAGCGGCCACAGGCAGGCCACCCCATCGGGGTGCACGGTGGATAACGCAGCGTCGAGCGCTTCTGAACTGATCAATTGCAACTGAACCGGCCCAGGCAACGCTGCAAGCAGAGCCCGGTGGCGCTGAAACCACAGCGGCGTGGCCAAAACCTGCAGAGGATCGATCCAAGCTTGG
Coding sequences within it:
- the lpdA gene encoding dihydrolipoyl dehydrogenase gives rise to the protein MSDASFDFDVIVIGAGYGGFDAAKHAAEHGLKVAIIESRDMGGTCVNRGCVPSKALLAASGRVRELADAEHLAGFGIHAAPVRFERQKIADHANQLVATIRGNLTKTLERAGVTIIRGQGRLESAQAVGVREISGVDRVITAKDVILATGSDPFVPPGIETDGRSVFTSDEAVSLEWLPRWLAIIGSGYIGLEFADVYTALGCEVTMIEALDRVMPTFDPDITRIAARHLIDGRDIDARSGVLAQSIKPGAPVQIELVDMQTREPVETLEVDAVLVATGRVPSSRNLKLEQLGVETLRGFVPINDRMQVMANGQPVPHLWAVGDVTGKLMLAHTAAAQGTVAIDNILGHSREIDYRSIPAATFTHPEISSVGFSEADAKQLASDQGFELGVVRSYFKANSKALAELDSDGLMKLLFNKASGEVLGAHIYGLHAADLIQEVANAVARRQSVRQLSTEVHTHPTLSEVVEVAYKQAAASLLIPA
- a CDS encoding RNA methyltransferase, with the translated sequence MSAISGAEGEPISSRRNPLIKRIRSLQSKAGRENEQCLLLEGTHQVQELLVHAQAWIDPLQVLATPLWFQRHRALLAALPGPVQLQLISSEALDAALSTVHPDGVACLWPLKRLPSPEPHPNFVLALDRLQDPGNVGSLLRTALAADVEQVWMGAGADPLGSKVVRSAAGAILALPYRRFGPTDALGVEQLATVLKDARARGLQVVATLVPDAATGLQVQPYWQLDWCRPTVLVLGNEGAGLHPRLLACCSHGVTLPHGRKVESLNVAAAAVPLLLERRRATMTAPMQQSG